The Castanea sativa cultivar Marrone di Chiusa Pesio chromosome 4, ASM4071231v1 sequence ACTTAATGGAAGAGGCCTGTTGTCTAAGTTTTATTGGTGGAGCATTAACTGGAGCACAAGAGACATAAGATTTGGACTCCTACCTTTGTCAGTGCATAGTTGTCCATGGGATTGGATGACTCGCTTTGAAAGTTGTTGGTGGGAGGTCGACTAGGAGACATGTTAGATATGTGGAAAGCATTGCACGGTTGGCATCAAAGTTGCATGACCAACTAATTTTTCTTCTAGTTATGCTTTTTTATCTTCCTTGAtaatacaaattatttataCAAATTATTTATACAACTTTTTGTATTCCACTTTATGTTCTATCAATCacaatttacatgttttttttacttttttttacttttttttataaaatataaaatggaaCACAAAAAATGGTACTAAAGATTTGTATTCTTTTCTTGAATTCTTATTTAGGTGATACGAAAGAGgggttttatttcttttctggGTGATAATCATACAtgagattttattttgataCATTGACGATTAGACATGGGTCCTTCAGGGTAGTTTAGTTTGAAATTCATGCGGATCACATGTTGATCGCTAGCGTGGTGCTTTCCCTaagacaataaaataatataattaattaataagtagaaaatatagaataataaatggTACAATTCTGTAAGAGTGATAATTagtgatacttttttttataccagATAAAAACATTCATTAAACACAAAAGGAACAAAAGGGCCAAAAGGCTCACAACGAGTTGGGGTTTAGCCTACATAAGTGAACAAGAAAACAAGTAGTGATAAAAGCTAATTCATTTACACGAGAAAGCACTATTCTAGGGACAAAAAAGGATAGAGAGATGAGCCCCTGAAGTTGTAGCTGGTTCAGGTCTGAGATGAGAGTAAGCTCCAGCCAAGTTGGTGTCTTTGATTTATTGCAAATCTGCTCCAGTCTTCTACTATTGCTAAGGATGATGATTTTTATAAAGCCAAGTTCCTTTGCTCTAAATGCTGCCTCGCTCACTGCTTCCAGAATCACTAGATAAAGGGGCTTCCTTCCTTTGCTGGCTCCAACTGCAAAAGGAACTCTACCATCCATGTCCCTGGCTTCATACACATACCCACATCTCCTTGACCTTCTGTTTCTTTGAGCTGTTACCTTGATGATTATTTTCCAATCATGATTTGAAGGCctcttgttaggacatatgtgatttatgttaggaacatatatcaTTTAGAATTGTTTAATCCTTCGACAAAACGCACTCTACTTGTgattgagtagatctaggatatgtttaatacttcaagaaacaataGTTCAaatccaagtattgaagccatgaagagttgtccaagaaataagtgaagaagtgctagattttaaagctcgacagatagcatctatcgaggtttaaaaaactgctttagcccgatgctcgacaactgctcgatagatactctatctatcgagatttatgaaaactAGTTATCAAATCTGATTTCACTTCAATccgtgtgtacatgtttaggctttcttttctcacaaccctaaacatatataagaattattttaagggtcataaAAGGTTacacagttgcacaagtgtagagcaaaattttgttcatgcaaattgtgactggagacaaaatttgtcctagttcatctttctcttgaagaagctactgtgtttgtacgccgttgggttttatgaccaaggagtttcgtgatcttcattgtgttgatgaactgaagaactttgcagacaacatctttctcaagttggtgattaagtcgtgTACTAAGATCcacacatctattggttagtcacatattgggagtcatgcattgaaaaggagagattgtcactacagaacaagtccaattgtgtattgaggtaagggttcaactgtaggttggtataaggtactaggatttctttacttgtaactgcttgttgtgataatagtggattctcgggagtggtgaccttaaaatcatttGGTaggatttttgccttggaggttttccttattcataaacaaatcatcgtgtcaactttattttccactgcatattaacttagtagGTGATTTGTTAGTGCTACCAtgtgttttgcatgttaatttgattaattaatcaacttggctaattaatcaattaattcatcacaagggctcaatacattcttggcctattacCTCTGATGAGATTGTTGGTTGAGTTTGTGGTCCTGAGATTGGCAATCCTTGAAAGCTTCCTAGTACTTGCAAATGAGAGATTGGAAAGTTGAAACAACTTCAATGGGGTTAGGTGCTTTTCCATGATGAAGGATCAAGTTTCTATGGTTCCATAGGGACCAAAGGATGGAGAACAAAGACCGAAGTAAAGTCATCTTGCTCTGCTCAAATTTGAGGTTTTGATTTCCAAAATAGATCCATGCCATACAACTCTAGCAAAGGGGCAGGTAAGAAACAAATGATTGATAGTTTCTTCACATTCATCACACATTAGGCACCTTGTGGGAGTAGCAATTCCCCTACTATTTAAAACTATTAACATAAGGAGATTGTAATGAAGTAATTTCTAGATGAAATTCAGGATTTTCATGGGAAGTTTAACTTTCCAAATAAGCTTCCAGACATGTTGGGGGATACCATCAAGAAGGATTTTCATGGGAAGTTTAACTTTCCAATTGGATCTATTAAGTCACTGTGCCATCAAGAAGGTTATTCTCTGCTAAGGTTTGCTTTGGACAGTAAAACCAGTTTGGGTAGGTGAGAGGTATATGATGACCAGTACCTATTAACCAACGACCCAGATGGAGGGTAGAGTGATGAGGGGTAGCAATGTTCTTCCAAGTCCAAGAATGGTGAGGGTTGGGTTTATAACATTGTAAACTTAAGTTGGGGAAGTATTTGGCTTTGAAGGTCTTAGCCATCAGGGAATTGGGGTAGTTTTGGACTCTCCAATACTACTTAGAAATCATTGCTTGATTCACTAGACTGAATTTTTTGAGCCCTAATCCTCCCCTATTCTTTGGTTGACAGAGTGTGTCCCAATTTACCAAATGTAGCTTCCTTACTCCAGGATCATGACCCCACCAAAAAGCCCTAGTAATAGTATCCAGTTTATTGCACACCGCCTCAGGAATTTTAAAGCAAGAGAATAAGTACAGTGGCATGGATTGCAAAACTAAGGAGACCAGGGTACTTCTGCTAGCTTGAGACAAGAGTTTTGCCTTCCAACCTTGAAGCTTTTTTTGAACTCTATCTATTAGGTTCTGGAAATCAGCTACCCTTTTTCCTCTAAGCTTAAAATTAGTCACTAAGAACTTGTTGGGCTCCTTCACTAGGTTTACCTGAAAAGTTGAGGCAAAGGATTCTTGAATGTTAGGCTCTATATTTGGGGAGAAATACAGTTCAGACTTATTGTAATTGATGGTTTGCCCTGATAATGAGCAGTACCACAAGATTGTGGTTTTGAGGGCATGAAGGGAACTTTTATCattttggaagaaaaagaatgagtcATCAGCAAATAGGATGTGAGTAAATGAAACTCCATTCCTTCCAATCTTGACTCCTTGGATTTTCTTATGGTTCTCTTCTTTGGTTAGAGCTATAGATAGGATATTtgcacaaaaaagaaagaggtaTGGAGAGATTGGGTCACCTTGTCTAAGTCCTAGAAGGGTAGAAAGGTTTTGTGGAGCTACCGTTAACAAGCAGGCTGTATTGAATAGTTGTTACACATTTCATGATCCAATTTACCCAAGAGGTACCAAAATTCGTGGAAAGTAAAACAGCTTTGAGGAAGTTCCAATTAACCTTATCATAGGCCTTACTCATATCTATTTTCAAAGCACCATATCTTGttttccttcctttctttttccttagtGTGTCAAAGATTTCATGAGCTAACAGAATGTTGTCTGTGATGTTTCTGCCTTGAATGAATGCATTTTGATATGGTGTTATGAGCTTACCCATAAAAGGTTTTAGTCTACCTACCATAATTTTTGAAATGATTTTATAAACAACATTGCAAAGGCTGATAGGTCTAAATTGAGAGATATCATCAGGGAAGTTAACTTTAGGAATAAGTGTAAGGAAGGTTTGGTTAAGGGATTTTAGGAAAGAACTTGAGTGGAAGAAATCATGAGTAGATCTGAGAATATCCTGCTTGACAGTGCTCCAAAATTCCTGATAGAAGAAAACAAGAATCCCATCTGGCCCAGGTGCTTTTTGAGGTCTCAACTAGTGTACTGCCCATTCAATTTCTGTATTAGTCACAGGCCTTTCAAGTAGTTCCTTCTGCTATTGATCAATCTTAGGGATAAGGAGAGTAGTTAGTTCCTCTAGCAGTTGATTTACTGTCTTACCATCAGTTTCCTTGTACTGCTCGTTATAGTACTCTACTAGCATACTTTCTATTTCTTATAGTACTCTACTAGCATACTTTCTATTTTAGCCAAGTCTTCAGTAATGTTCCCATCAGTTGTCCTTAGTTGTAAGATTCTGTTTCGAGCTCTTCTTTGCTTGACTACTGTTTGGAAGTACTTAGTATTCCTGTCTCCTTGGATAATCCAGTTACTCCTAGCCTTCTATGCCCACATAATCTCTTCCTTTGtcatgagattttctatctccAATCTGAgttctctttcctttttgaCATCTTCCACTGTGTGAATAGAGTCCTATAACTGTTGAAGCTCCAACTGCTTGTCCTTGATATCCTTATTAACCTTCCCAAAGACTGTTTTGTTCCACACCATGAACTGCCTCTTCACACTTGTGATTTTCTGCTGTAGTTTGAAGGCCCTAGAACCCATGGAATGAATCTTCCGAGCTCTGTCCACTATACTCTTACAATCTATGTGGGTAAGCCACATTCTTTCAAAATGAAAAGGCCTTCTTCTAAAAGGTTGTGTTGCAAGTCAAAATCCAGGATAATTGAGCCTTGATCAGACCTCAAGATTGGGTGATTTTGCAGAGCATAATGTGGATAGAAGTTAATCCACTCAACTGATGCATGAGCTTTGTCCAATCTTTCCATAACAAAGGCCTCATTTTCCCTACCATTCATCCAGGTAAACTTCTGACCTCTTGCTTCAAGTTCACATAGTCCTAGATCAAACAGGGTCTAATTAAACAAGTCTGCTCCCTCAATTTCCCTATCATTAAAGGAAAACTTATCCTCCTGACTTAAAACTTGGTTGAAATCTCTAATGCATAACCAGCTTTTGTGAGCCATATTCCTAAGATATTTTAACTCATTCCATACCTCTACCCTTTTAGCATGCTCAAGATGtccataaaaaaaagtgatataagGGGGTTACCTTTGAAATTGTGGAGATTGGTATGTATCAGATGCTAAGAACCATATTGGATATCCACATCCCAATTCTGCAACCACCCTAACAACAAACCACCACTAAGACCTTCCCTAGGGTGCTCTCATCCATTCCAAAAACCACATCTTTGCAAAATTACCTCACCCTTATCTTTAGCAAGGCGAGTCTCCATCAAAAAGATAGTATCTGGTTTGTACTCCTAGgcctttttttttacattaaagaATTGCAGAGAGGGTGCCCAACCCTCTACAATTCCAACTCAGGATCTTCATTCTGgtcaggggggggggggcgcgGGGCTGTTGAAGGCCAGCCACCCAAAGCGGAAGAGGTTTTCATCTATGAGAGTaagcaaatatatatttatgatataaaaatagtaaaatgcttgagttattataaattttactacaatataTCTATAAGATTAATATGAAATGATGGTAAATGAAAGTTTGAATGTGATTGGTTGATTTCTACCGTCTAATATAAAATTAGATATCTAAACTCAACTCACTGCATGTGCAATTAACAAGTTTTCTCATGctagcttttatttttatgtagttGTAGTCTTGTAGATTCATGTCTTGTCGGCCTTTTTCTTAATATCCTCTACCAACCGGTTTACAACTGATACAGCATTTTCAGATGAATTATGACACTTAACAAGTTCCCTTGGATCTTTACAAGTTTTTAACAAATCAGACTTTGCTTCGGCTTTTCGCATTATAGATGTTGTCCTTGCACGTGATGCATCATGCATCTCTATCTCTGCTATATATATGTATTCGGCAACTTCATTGAATGAGGGAATGAAGACATCATGCCCCGTAGTTTATGTGCCATTTCAATCATTCATTCTCTTAAATGTAAGATACTGAGGAATTATGCCCCTCCAAATCATGTCCTCAAATTCTGCAAAAGCTTAAAGCCTCTTCAAATCTATGCATTTTGCAAAGCAAATGAACCAACATAGTACTTGTAGCTAAGTCCATATCACATCTCTAGCTCTCATTTCCTTGCTAACCTGAACTACCAAGTCAAGTCTCTCCTCACACAACATTTTCATGCTAAGTCAATCTAGTGTGTACCCAGATTCAATCATCTTGGTATAGAGGTTCATCCCTTCCTCAATCATCACATGTTTAGAGAAGTACCTAAAGAAATAGTTAGTTATAGGTTGTACGAGTCGGGACAAAGCCCCTACCTATCATCATCTTAATCATCATCTTAAGGATCTTACTAGCTACTGCAAGATCTCCTGCCTTGCAACGAAAGAATTGCATGTTGAGATAGTGGGGCCTAATTCTAGAACTAAAAACCGCTCCAACATACGCATTGCCTCCTTAAACCTTTGGCTCAATTCCTTCTCTCCTTATCTCATGCACCACTTCAATTGCCCTTTCAGCACGACGCATCCCGACAGTACCCTTCCACAAGTATACCCTATGTCACAACACTTGGTTTCACATCATCCATTTTGATCGCCTCCCAAAGCCTCTCTGCCTGTTTAAGCTTCCTCAATCGGAACCATCATTCAACAATATATTATAAACCCTTACTGATGGAACGCAACTTGGGTCCAACTTCCTTTTTTGGTCTAAATATTCTGAAGCTACCCTTTACATGTCCTTCCTTACAAAGGGAATCCAACAAAATCTCGAACAAGGTCATTTTTTAACCTGATTTACAAATTGGGTctaaattacatgcaaattctAATGCCCGTATCGCAGGTTGGGTCATACCTACAAAAGTGTACCATAACATTGGGATCACAAATCTAAGATCTATAACTTCAGTTCCATATATCAAATATAACAACCAAAAGCCTTTACTTAAATGCAGAATCAATATGAAAATATCCCCACTTAAATAAcacaaaaattccaaaaatttcaACTCAAATTTAATGCAGATTTTGGTATCCTCATTTATATTACTTGTGAATTCATATGTGCAAATAGCGGATTGGGACCCAAAAATCATAGACATGGGCACGGCAATCCTGCAATTCTTGAAAAAATTAGGACATGACAAGGTGGGATagaacaattaattaattagttaatatatatactacatttaatttattacttatcaacATAATTTTTACGtttattttaagttaaaaaataacaactatcaaaatctttaaaaacgTATCTaaaaatcaaaggaatttttataaattaatcatCCCAACACGCTAAGGACACGCATGGAAGAGCATTTGCGTTCTTGGAGTGTTCGAGAGGAACACGCCGGGATTTGGAGTGTCCTTAAACTGAGGCATACCTATACAAAGCTACATACCatcaaatcataaatatatCATGCATACGTACCACCATATCAAAATAGGTTAAAGAACATGAATATTTACATATCCACAATTGTTCAAATGACAATGCAAATGGGTTGATTCTAAAAATGTAAATTCAATGCTTAGCTCAAAGTAAATGACCAATTCAAATAAATCAACCAAGCCAGATAAATAGCAAGTTCAATCTTTTAAAATTTGCAGTAAAGtagatatatatacacatcAGATGATGAGAGCAAATGTGTCCCCTGAACCAAAGCAACTCGATCAAGAACCAGTGACTGGATTTTGCAAATACATTGATCATTGAGTTGAAGAGCGTTGCAGGAGATTGAAACCAAGGATGCTTCTCAGCCCAAACAAAGAGCAGTAACTTGGGAGACAAATCAAAACAGTCAAACAATGCCTGCAACAAAGTTGGGTCCGGTTCAACCCTGGCCTGGTCCAAGGCAGCCTCAAGAGCTGGACCAGGAGAGATTTTGGGATCTGTAAGGAGGTTAGAAATGGTGGAGAAGTCATTTTGTGAAAAGTTGGGGTCAAGGTTTTGGTTAGGGTTTGGATTGTGGATTGGGTGTGATGGAGGGCAGTGTGGGTGGTGGGGCAGTGAGGGCCACTTGATGAGGGGGTTACCAGGAACAGAAAGCTATGATTGGTCCTAGAAGAAATGGGGAATAATGGTTTGAAGGTAGGAGGTAAGGTTTGGTTTCATGAATATGATgaaatatagagagagaaaatgatgaGGTCTGTGTGAGTGTGAGGGCATTAGGGTTAGGGAGAGAGACACAGACAACTGTGAGTGAAGAAGAGGTGACATTTTCAGTTTTGGAGGCATTCctgtcaattttaaaaattattagaacTGACATCTCAATTATACCTAATGTTAGTTTTATTAGTGACTGACATTGATGAGCCCCAAAGTTATTTACATGCACAACTAGCTCTTATCTCCaccccccaccccaccccaccccagcGCCACCCTAAACCCACCCACTAGGTAGAAAGAGCGAGAAAACCTCAAATGATATTGCTTGCAAAGGTTCTAGAAACAGCTATGGTTGAGtctgagttaaaaaaaattgagaataaaaACTAAGGTTAATTCATTTGTGATTACAATCATATGAACTCATTTAGCCCATTTTAATGGTCTTCTGCAACCAATTGCTATACAAATGCAGCCAAGTTGATCTTCTCTTTTCTTGCACAGTGTTTAATGCTAATGCTAATGAGTTTCTCTCTGCTAGTGAAGGGTGGGCTTCCATCTCCTCCTAGAGTGTAGAATAGGTGTCCCTTCTCTTGAAGGTGTCTCTGTCCCCCAAGGTaacaggtttaccttgaggctTTGTTGGTTTTTTTCTCTCAGGGATTCGGGAAATAGATATTAGTATAGGATGGAAGACTCACGAGAACCTGGAACAGCCTAACCCTCTCGGAATGTGAAGGTTCAAACTTTCACATTAAGGAGGAACAGGCGAAGACGGAGTTTATCTTGGCAGCTAAATTCCTGACCAAGCGAGCTCTTAACATAGACGCTATAGCTAAGACCTTCACACCCCTTTGGAGATCGAAAAATGGCTTTAAGGTTAAAAAGGAGAGTGACCATATTGTATTATTTACGTTTGATGATAAGAGTGAAATAGAGAAAGTCCTAGCAGCAGAGCCGTGGAGCTTTGATAAACGATTAATGGTATTGGAACGGTATGATAAGGAAACGGACATAGGTGAGATGGAGTTTAGGAAGGTGACATTCTGGGTCCAAGTCCATGATCTTCCAATCAGATTTCGGAGAAGGAAGATTGCTGAGCAGCTATGTGAAGCGATTGGTGAGGTGAATGTAGGGACTGATGAAGCAGAAATAGAGGGAGATAACTTTATGCGTGTCCGAGTTACGATAGATATCTCCCAACCTCTATGTAGGGGGCGAGTTATCTCACTTGACAGTGGTAAGGATCTATGGGTTCCCTTTAAATATGAAAGGCTTCCAAGCCTTTGCTTCTGGTGTGGATGTTTGACGCATGATGATTGTGATTGCGATCTTTAGGTTAAAAGTGAAGGAAGCCTATTACTTGAGTCCCAGTAGTTCGGCCCCTGGCTTAAGGCAACGCCATTTATGCCGACCCAAAGGTATATGGTGAAAGTGCCAGGTTTTTTCATGAGTAAGAAACCAGGTGCGACGACAGAAAAGCCCAGAACAGCGAAGAACCCgccggtggtggtggtggtccGTGCAGGTAAACCAGTGCCGGAGATTATTAGGCTTAAAGAGGAAAGCCTTGAAGCCCACGATGGAGAAAACACTGCACCACGATAGATATCTCCCAACCTCTATGTAGGGGGCGAGTTATCTCACTTGACAGTGGTAAGGATCTATGGGTTCCCTTTAAATATGAAAGGCTTCCAAGCCTTTGCTTCTGGTGTGGATGTTTGACGCATGATGATTGTGATTGCGATCTTTAGGTTAAAAGTGAAGGAAGCCTATTACTTGAGTCCCAGTAGTTCGGCCCCTGGCTTAAGGCAACGCCATTTATGCCGACCCAAAGGTATATGGTGAAAGTGCCAGGTTTTTTCATGAGTAAGAAACCAGGTGCGACGACGGAAAAGCCCAGAACAGGGAAGAACCCGCCGGTGGTGGTGGACCGTGCAGGTAAACCAATGCCGGAGATTATTAGGCTTGAAGAGGAAAGCCTTGAAGCCCACGATGGAGAAAACACTGCACCAGTTTTTCAAGGCTGTCAACTAAGGAGGGAATCATGGAGGATTTGAGGCTACAGCAGATCGGGTTAACGGGAAAACAGGTGCCAGCTGAGTCTTTTGAGGAGGTTATTAGGGAGATTgataaggaaataaaaaagtatGACTCAAATATCCTAATGTCACCCAGTTTTGGAGTTGGTACTGACAAGGAAAACTATGTGGCCCATCCTTGCATTAATGAAGTTAACGTGCAGTGCCCATCATCACATGCAGCCCACTTGTCCCCATCACCACGAATACCACTGGCAGAGATTGCTAGCCCATCTGTCAATCACGTGCATGCTGAAGGGACTTGGAAAAGGCTTCTTAGAGTTGATGTGGTAGCAGATGTGGAAATGCCAGAAGCAGTGGAGGGAAAAAGAAGTATAGGTGGTGAGACAAACCAAACTGAGTTACCAAAAAAGAGAAGGGTTTCCCAGGGAGgtgcaataaaaaataagatattgGCAGAGGCTGGTTACTAGCCCTGCCAGAAGCAATGAGTTTGTTATTATGGAACTgtcgtgggcttgggaacccatGTACAGAGAACGAGGTTGTTAGTTTGATATAGGCAAAAGATCCCTCTGTCGTGTTTATAGCCGAAACATGGGTAGACGATGCAAGGCTAGATCGTACTTTGAATAAGATTAATTTTGATCAGAAGTGGGTGGCTCCGAGGTTGAATAGAGGTGGTGGATTAGtattattttggaaaaattctaTCAATATTGAAGTTGTTGATTCCCACAGGTATTATATTGATACGATCATCAATGGGAACACTGAAAATGCTTGGCAATTTACTGGTTTCTATGGAGAGCCCGAAACCCACAGGAGGAGTGAAGCTTGGAGCAAATTGAGAAGTTTAAATCCTAGTTCGAGCATCCcttggatttgtggtggtgattttaatgaaattgttcGTCAAGAGGAAAAGTGGGGGGGGGCTCCTAGAGACCATAATCAAATGCAACTTTTTCGAGACGTGATCGATGAATGTCAATTCATGGACTTGGGTTACGTGGGGTCTAAATTCACGTGGGCAAAACATTATGTTGATGGGAGGTCTATAAGAATAAGGTTGGATCAGTGCATGGCTACAAATTCTTGGTTTCAAAAATTTCCAGGAACTAGGGTACATCACCTTAGTTCTATGTCATCGGATCATTCTC is a genomic window containing:
- the LOC142632548 gene encoding uncharacterized protein LOC142632548, whose product is MVLERYDKETDIGEMEFRKVTFWVQVHDLPIRFRRRKIAEQLCEAIGEVNVGTDEAEIEGDNFMRVRVTIDISQPLCRGRVISLDSGKDLWVPFKYERLPSLCFWCGCLTHDDCDCDL